Proteins encoded within one genomic window of Chitinophaga parva:
- a CDS encoding zinc-dependent alcohol dehydrogenase family protein, which yields MKALVYHGPGQKAWEERPKPALQAQTDVIVRISKTTICGTDLHILKGDVPEVTDGRILGHEGVGIIEEVGNGVTNFKVGDHVLISCITSCGKCGYCKRGMYSHCEDGGWILGHLIDGTQAELVRIPHADNSLYKIPAGVDEAALVMLSDILPTGFECGVLNGQVKPGDTIAIVGAGPIGLATLLTAQFYAPASIIMIDMDVHRLSVALDFGATHTINATGTDVLAAIKKLTDGRGVDVAIEAVGTPATFELCTTLIAPGGHIANVGVHGKPATLHLETLWAQNVTITTRLVDTITTPMLLKSVTAQRLKPAQLITHYFALNDILRAYDTFANAAREKSLKVILTA from the coding sequence ATGAAAGCACTTGTATATCACGGTCCCGGCCAGAAGGCATGGGAAGAAAGACCAAAACCTGCGCTGCAGGCCCAGACAGACGTTATCGTAAGGATCTCCAAGACCACCATCTGCGGCACGGACCTTCACATCCTGAAAGGCGATGTACCGGAAGTAACGGATGGCAGGATACTGGGGCATGAAGGGGTAGGCATTATTGAAGAGGTAGGTAATGGCGTAACGAACTTTAAGGTGGGTGACCATGTATTGATCTCCTGCATCACATCCTGCGGGAAATGCGGCTATTGCAAGCGGGGAATGTACTCCCATTGTGAAGATGGTGGCTGGATATTAGGCCACCTCATAGATGGCACCCAGGCAGAATTGGTGCGTATTCCCCACGCAGATAACAGTCTCTATAAGATACCGGCTGGCGTGGACGAAGCGGCGCTGGTAATGCTGAGCGACATATTACCTACGGGCTTTGAGTGTGGTGTACTGAACGGGCAGGTAAAGCCCGGCGACACCATCGCCATAGTAGGTGCAGGGCCCATCGGCCTGGCTACGTTGCTCACTGCGCAGTTCTATGCGCCTGCATCGATCATTATGATAGATATGGATGTACACCGGCTTTCCGTAGCGTTAGATTTTGGCGCCACGCATACGATCAACGCCACCGGTACGGATGTACTGGCCGCCATAAAGAAACTCACGGATGGCCGGGGAGTAGATGTAGCGATAGAAGCCGTAGGTACCCCGGCCACGTTTGAACTTTGCACGACGCTCATTGCACCGGGTGGCCATATCGCCAATGTAGGTGTACATGGCAAGCCGGCTACCCTTCACCTTGAAACACTCTGGGCACAGAATGTCACTATTACCACGCGCCTGGTAGACACGATCACCACGCCCATGTTACTCAAGTCTGTAACAGCCCAACGGTTAAAGCCGGCCCAGTTGATCACACACTATTTTGCGTTGAACGATATCCTGCGGGCTTATGATACCTTTGCCAACGCCGCGCGCGAAAAATCCTTAAAAGTGATCTTGACAGCCTGA
- a CDS encoding adenine nucleotide alpha hydrolase family protein: MKKALLVTDGMHNISNAFDFISRMHAVSPLMLAGAFLAQMDVANTWTYAFPEGAIYSPPIDDDEVAIIDGNIEDFKHRCDARGIRYRVHRELYKEALPTLRLESRFADILFMCSQDYYNSLSNNVPSDYMRDILHDVECPVVLVPEQAHYPESIVLAYDGSRSAAYAIRSFANLCPQWTKLPAFLVYTTRDKPDEIPFQEYAMELAHAHFPQLSTYRLTGESGDDFSDWLSRRENPILVTGAFGRSGLSQLFRRSFAAAVVANKKIPVFIAHQ, translated from the coding sequence ATGAAAAAAGCACTCCTGGTGACTGATGGAATGCATAACATCAGCAACGCCTTTGATTTCATCAGCCGCATGCACGCCGTAAGCCCACTCATGCTGGCGGGCGCCTTCCTGGCCCAGATGGATGTGGCCAATACCTGGACCTATGCATTCCCCGAGGGGGCCATTTACAGCCCTCCTATTGACGATGATGAGGTAGCCATTATAGATGGCAACATCGAAGATTTTAAGCACCGGTGCGATGCCCGTGGCATCCGCTATCGCGTGCACCGGGAGCTCTACAAAGAAGCGCTTCCCACGCTCCGGCTGGAAAGCCGCTTTGCGGACATCCTGTTTATGTGCAGCCAGGATTATTATAACAGCCTGTCCAATAATGTACCCAGCGACTACATGCGTGACATCCTCCATGATGTAGAATGCCCCGTGGTTTTAGTGCCCGAGCAGGCCCATTACCCTGAATCAATTGTGCTGGCATACGACGGCAGCCGGTCTGCAGCTTATGCCATCCGCAGTTTCGCCAATCTCTGCCCACAATGGACCAAACTCCCGGCATTCCTGGTGTATACAACCCGCGACAAGCCGGATGAAATTCCTTTCCAGGAGTACGCAATGGAACTGGCCCATGCTCATTTCCCCCAATTGTCCACTTACAGGCTCACGGGTGAAAGCGGGGATGATTTTTCCGACTGGCTGTCACGGCGGGAAAACCCGATCCTGGTAACCGGGGCCTTTGGGCGATCTGGCCTGTCGCAGCTGTTCCGGCGCAGCTTTGCCGCGGCAGTAGTAGCGAATAAAAAGATCCCGGTGTTCATTGCACATCAATGA
- a CDS encoding YgaP family membrane protein — MARNIGTLDQAIRLYIALMIAYACYMHLLTGTAGIVLGSWATGMAAITLTGYSPFYHWLGINTCHQV; from the coding sequence ATGGCCAGAAACATTGGGACGCTCGATCAGGCCATCCGCCTGTACATAGCGCTCATGATAGCATATGCCTGCTACATGCACCTGCTTACAGGTACCGCCGGCATCGTATTGGGAAGCTGGGCTACCGGTATGGCAGCCATTACCCTTACAGGCTATAGTCCATTTTATCACTGGTTAGGCATTAATACTTGTCATCAGGTGTGA